The Virgibacillus sp. SK37 region ACATAGACTGTTATGCGAACAGCTTTTATCTCTGATTTACCAGCCTTACGAGCAACTAAATAGGTAAACCAGGTTGCAAGGAGCGGGACAGCAACAAAAATAGAAATAAGATATATAATGAATTCCTTCATCTGTGCAGTATTCCTTTCTTCTTTTCTAGGGCCTTTATACTATGATATACAAATGCAGTGTATGGTATTTTTGAATTTGAACATTGCTTTAACAGATAACCAGAAATTGCTTCTATTTCAGTTGGTCTTCCCTCCTTGATATCTTTGAACATGGATGATGTGTTTTCTCCAGTGGCTTTTGCCACCCGCTGAACCTCCGACCACTGTTTAACTTCATTTAAACTTAGAACAAAACACGCTTCTTCACATAATTTCTTAGCTAAGATCTTAATATATTCATTTTGAATGACCTGTGAATTTTTAACCTGAAAGAGAGCGGTTAGTGGGTTAATTACTGCATTAAGAACCAATTTTTCTTTTAGCAATATAGACCAGTTATCCCGATAGACCATTGGAAAGTCATGTTGTTCAAAGACAGATAAAAGCTGCTGTAATTCTCTGTTAGATATCCCGTTATATGATGCCAACTTAATAACACCAACCCCAGTATGCTTAACGGTATAATCATTAATTTTTTCGGCTCCATGCTCTGTAATACCTATACTCATCGGTTGACTAAGATTGGTGATTTTTTCTATATGTGACATTCCATTTTGAAGAAATATCAACGAAACCTTATTACTCAGGCTTGAAACATATGGCAAAATTTCTAACAACTGAAATTGCTTCACACATACAAAAACACAATCCTGATCCTTAATCTGATCTATAAGTTTACATTGTACATGCTGTCGCTCAAACTTATTTGTAACCCTTATCCCATGTAAATCTATTAATACTTTTTGTTCTGCCCGCCTTACATATACCGTGATATCATGCTCTTCAGCTAAATAGCCACTTAATAATAACCCTATTGCCCCGCCACCAATTATACCGATATTCATATGTACAGCCCCTTAACTTATGTATGAACAGTATAGCAGAAACAATTATATCCGAATATTCATTAAATCGGCAATAATTTATAATATCATTCTTTTATTTGAATCTGTTCTTTTTTATATTATAATAAAAGAGGTATAGAATGAGGAATACTTATTATTTGTTTAAATGGGCTAAAGGGGGAGAAGTATTATGAATCGCATAAAAGTAGAAAAATTGCTAATCAACTTTAAAACCTTAGAAAAATTCAAATATTTCAAAGAATACGGTAACCAGGAATTATCGATGTTGGAAGACCTTGAGAGTAATATGGTAGAAAATGATAGTGATTCACCATTTTACGGAATCTACTTTGGGGATAATTTGGTGGCGAGAATGAGCCTTTATAAAGTAAAAGCAAAATACGATCAATATTTTGAGCCTCCACAGGATTATTTAACACTATGGAAGCTGGAAGTGCTACCTGATTATCAAGGGAATGGATACGGTAAAGCATTAGTGGATTTTGCAAAGAGTTATAACTTACCGATTAAAACAAACCCTAGAATTAATTCACATGGTTTCTGGGAGAAAATGAGCTTCCAGAAAGCGCATTATGACATGGAAAGAGACCTTGGAGAAAATCCGCTTATTTGGCTACCAGAAGGAGTTAAAGAACAGGACAATAAATAATTTCGTGAAATCCTTGCAGAAGACATGAACGGCTCTTATTCAGTACATTCATGTCTTTTGCTATTTTAAAGAATATTATATAATCTCTACGCTTCCGCATTCACCCATGCCCACAGCTTACCCATTTCTTCCCATGCATGCTCGTAACGCACAAGTTTTTCTTTTAATTTTTCATTCTCCAACTTCAAGGCAGTCACTTGTTTGTCCTGATCCTCACGGTAAATTCTTTCTTTTCCTTCCTCAGACAGACTTAATTTCATTTGTTCCAACAAAGATATCGCAGTTTGGATTGTTTCTTTTGAATTCC contains the following coding sequences:
- a CDS encoding 2-dehydropantoate 2-reductase; this translates as MNIGIIGGGAIGLLLSGYLAEEHDITVYVRRAEQKVLIDLHGIRVTNKFERQHVQCKLIDQIKDQDCVFVCVKQFQLLEILPYVSSLSNKVSLIFLQNGMSHIEKITNLSQPMSIGITEHGAEKINDYTVKHTGVGVIKLASYNGISNRELQQLLSVFEQHDFPMVYRDNWSILLKEKLVLNAVINPLTALFQVKNSQVIQNEYIKILAKKLCEEACFVLSLNEVKQWSEVQRVAKATGENTSSMFKDIKEGRPTEIEAISGYLLKQCSNSKIPYTAFVYHSIKALEKKKGILHR
- a CDS encoding N-acetyltransferase, with product MNRIKVEKLLINFKTLEKFKYFKEYGNQELSMLEDLESNMVENDSDSPFYGIYFGDNLVARMSLYKVKAKYDQYFEPPQDYLTLWKLEVLPDYQGNGYGKALVDFAKSYNLPIKTNPRINSHGFWEKMSFQKAHYDMERDLGENPLIWLPEGVKEQDNK